Genomic segment of Arachis hypogaea cultivar Tifrunner chromosome 11, arahy.Tifrunner.gnm2.J5K5, whole genome shotgun sequence:
TTAAAAAGATTCTCTTCTTCCAAAAACTACACAAAGCTTCCCGTCCAAGAATTCAAGCTACCAATGTGCATAACTCTTCTACGTTATCTTCTGGTCAATATGGCTACTGCTTCCCACTCCAAACTACATATCACATCCTGCATGACAATCAACGAAATTAAGATTTTGATCTTCAACTTGGTCAGTAAAAGGGAACCACCAAAAAATACCATCTGATGATTTAACATACAACAAACAATCTTAGCTGCATCAACTTACAGATGGGTTATGTCGATCAATATCAAAGCCGTTGATGGCACAAGGTTCTGCTAGCAGCTCAATAGGTTCCTCACCTACACATGGTAAGAATACAAAATTAAAGATGCAAGGAAAAAATTTTTAGTGACTAGTGCAATAAAAACAATGCTATACTATAGATATTAGATAGTAataaattagaagtccaactagCAAGTTGCATTAGTAAAGGACATATATACCTTGCTCAATTATGGCGAGAATTCCATCCTCTGAACAGATCACGGCAGGTAAGATCCGAGTAGATGTCGTGCTTGATTTTATGCATCGATCATATTGAACCTCCCAGACCTCGCTTTCAGATATTGACTGGACTCCAGCTTCAGAGAGTATAATGGGTTGTTGTTGCCACCTAAGATCCCAGGCAAAAACAGTACCTAAGGACCCTCCAGCCTGAGAATATATTGTGATTCCAGAAATGTCAGAAGAAGCTTACAACTAAAGCACTAAGATCTGAGCATCTCCAGACCACAAGAACTCAGGAGTCAGGAACCATTCAACCTGCAGTTGCTATCGCAGAAGCTAAAAACAACTAACACTTTCCACAACTGACAATGTCACCAAATTGGTATTACATGTTGTTTAATCAGTAATCACCCATCCAAGAGATACTAAACGCTGTCCTGGAATAATGTCATAAAGTCTTACAAATGCCATTAAATTTATCCCACATTTATATCTACAAATTTAGCAAAATGCTTCACCATTAGATACCTTTCATATATTTAGGTAGTAGTCTACAACTGAATTCAAAGAAGCACCTGCAAGcaccataaactacatatgcagcACTAAAATCTAATATCAGTCATGCTCCTAACTCTTATCCGGGTATTTAGGATTTAGATGAAGTATCTTGTAAATCAttcaaaaataaatcaataaagaaagaaagaacatacCAGGCAAGTGTGCTTTCTGGATGGATGAATATCGATAGAGTGCACTATTCCAGCAGTGAATTTCTGATCCCTGCAACAAAACAACCAACAGCAGCTATCAAATACAAAGAAGTGGCACATATCAATGGTAACAAGAGAACAAGCATAATTGAATTTAACTAATTTCACACAATCTAATCCTCTCCAACACTTCGAACAATTGCAAAGCTCGCCATTTTCCTTACCAGTTAGCCTTAAACTGAGAAACCGGCCCACCGGGCTTCCTCTTGTCCCACCACTGAAGACTGAACCCATAACCACCTGTGGCGAACTCCATCGGCGACGCCCACTTCGCTGCCGTGTACGAAACCAACCCACCACTATCGAACAACCTATCACAGCTCAAATTCGAATTCCCAATACTAACTAAGTTGACCCTCCCATCTTCCCCAACGGTCACGCACTCTACCCCACCGTCCATGAGGTCAACGCACGAGCCCGGCACCGAGTGAAGCCCCTCCTCCTCGGGCATCGACACCTCCGATTCAAACGTTGCATCCGCAGAATCTGAAAACAGAATGTGGAGTGATCCGGCGGCGGTGGAGGCGGCGACGACGGTTTTCTGGAGGAACTGGGAGGCCCTTAGGGAGGAGACGCGGGAAGATGAGGAAAACGAAGAGTGAGGTTGGAGGGACAGTGGGTTAGGGTTTAAGGAGTGGATTTCGATGGAAGAGGAACCGGAATCGGTGTCGAATGCGGCGAGCACCGCGAACCGGTCGAACGTTGATAGCGGCGGAAGCCACCTAACGGCGTCGATGTACTTGTGCTGTGGGAGACGGTGGATTACTGGGCGTTCCGATACCGACATTGCCGTCGCTGCCATTCACAAGGGTTTAGAAGGGTTTTTCACTTTCTCCCAATTCTGAAGATTTTAATTTTGCATAGGGAAAAGGTGGGAAATGGGAATGTATTCTTTTACTGAAATGCCCCTGGAGTTTAAAGTGAATTACCTGGTTGCCCCTGTTTGTTTTCacctttttctttgaatttgtgaTGGTCAAGTATTAATTATAGATTGTGGATAAGAGGAGAATATGGTGGTAGTTGCTGGAAGGAGTTTTGGTGTTATCTTCTGCTTCGGTTGTTCTTCTCTTCCTGCGACCAAAAGTCAAAGGAAGTTTGGGACAACAACGTTGGCAAAGAGGGACGAGGTTCAAGAGAACAGCAAGAGTGAAAAGCGATCCTTTTTCTCACTGAAGATTTCAAAATCATTTCTTGCTCGAACTGCTATTGGAGTGTTTGGGTTGGGGTTCATTGATGCTGGGTAACcttgcattttttttctctgTTACTTCTGAATTCTGAAAGGTTTGTTAAATGCGCGGCTCATTATTAGAATGGTTTCAAATGCTGTTATTCAGGTACAGTGGAGACTGGTCAAGGACTGGAGTGATAACAACACAGAATGAGGAATTGCTTAGGCTTGCAGCTTTTCTAGTAGTTCCCTTGTGTATCTTTCTCATTGTTTCTCTACCCGTTGATTCAGATTCGTATACTTCTTAATTCTGCATGAGTTTAATGTGCATAACTTGTATGTTTAAGTATTTCAACATTTCTTGTTGGGTATGAATtgttgctttaaatgatctgaAGATTTACCCTTTCCAGTAGGCTATTGATTGGCCTAGTTCAATAGTTTCAGGTTAGTGTGACTGTTTAAGcgtcataaaattaaaaaatcgatTGGTTACTAACATTCAATGGTTTCCTGAGGAAAAAACTGTAAACATTTGAATGATCAATCTCTGTTTCTCAATGCGGTTCAATCAATGAGGTGGCTACTGTTATGCAACAGAAGAAGTTTCTTGCCTTCTTGGTGTCTGTTATCATTTTATCACCCTTATCAGGTAAAGTGGTATACAACACTCACCGTCGAGTTAACGAGAAAAGTAGGAACAGAAATGCAgaacaaagaagaaaagaggaaagtTAGTGCAGATATGTGTTTGTTACATTATCTCATCAAGGCATGTCATAGCCTAAAATTTTCATGCATATAATCACAAAATATGTGAACATAACCGCTGCCTTGATAATTCTGTCGAGAATTTTTTTGTGCCCACTTTCATATCCTTCTAAATTAAATTAGCCATACTAAGAGATCAAGATTAGTGTCTCATTGTCACGGTCTAATGCATGGTGCTGCTCAGCCAATATatgaaaatcaaattattaaGAGTGAACACGAGGCCTAGTACGTTACCAACATTTTGCAATTGCAATGCACAAGAAATATTGAGAAAGAAGTGGTACAATAATGGTACATACAAGATACAACAAGAACGGGTGGTTTCTCTCACAAGTTAACCAACCAGCTAGCCTTTCTACTGATATGTAAGATAGTACTATGACTCATACAACAGGAGACAACCTAATTGTGATTTGCTAAAATGAACAAGTTGGGGATCCCAGTCGAAAATCCAATATAACTAGTGTGGCAACACTATGAGCAAGTGCACCAAGAACAACAAAAACATGAAATATCTTATGGCTTTGCCCTGCAAGATCAAATGCTCCAGGCTTCCATCGCTCTGGTATCCTAGACACATAAAATCCAGCTCCTGTGGCATATAGGACTGCCATGGCAAGCTCATATCCAACCGCAATGTTTATATGTGGATGTCCCCAGTGCAGGGCAAGTGCATGAGCTGCAGGAATTATGCCTGAAAACCCCATGCAGAGGAACAAGGAGGCCCTGAGAGGTCTGAACCGTGGCGAGGAAAATGATGGTGCAAGAAGGGTAATAATGGCTAGGATTCCCAGCACAGATAT
This window contains:
- the LOC112723469 gene encoding nuclear pore complex protein NUP43 — translated: MAATAMSVSERPVIHRLPQHKYIDAVRWLPPLSTFDRFAVLAAFDTDSGSSSIEIHSLNPNPLSLQPHSSFSSSSRVSSLRASQFLQKTVVAASTAAGSLHILFSDSADATFESEVSMPEEEGLHSVPGSCVDLMDGGVECVTVGEDGRVNLVSIGNSNLSCDRLFDSGGLVSYTAAKWASPMEFATGGYGFSLQWWDKRKPGGPVSQFKANWDQKFTAGIVHSIDIHPSRKHTCLAGGSLGTVFAWDLRWQQQPIILSEAGVQSISESEVWEVQYDRCIKSSTTSTRILPAVICSEDGILAIIEQGEEPIELLAEPCAINGFDIDRHNPSDVICSLEWEAVAILTRR
- the LOC112723470 gene encoding uncharacterized protein; this translates as MVVVAGRSFGVIFCFGCSSLPATKSQRKFGTTTLAKRDEVQENSKSEKRSFFSLKISKSFLARTAIGVFGLGFIDAGYSGDWSRTGVITTQNEELLRLAAFLVVPLCIFLIVSLPVDSDSYTS